The stretch of DNA GTTTGCTCCAACAAGCATCTTCGTTGAAGCATTCAGACAAGGTTTCGACTTTAACATCGACCTAGCAGAAGCACGCGAACCCATGGGTATCGGCAAATGGGATCACATCCAAGCGGTCGGTCAAATCCCAGCGGTTGACGCTCGTTGGAATGCTCAATTCGGACGCTCGATGACCAGCGAAGACGTTGATGCGATCTACGCGGCATTCATGCCTCTTCAAAAAGCGAAAGTAGCCGACCACGCAGCGCCTATTTTAAACGCAATTGAAGTGGTAAATGACCTAAAAGAGAAGAATGTAAAAATAGGTTCTTGCTCTGGTTACCCACGAGAAGTGATGGACGTACTGATTCCAGCTGCAGCAGATTACGGTTATCTTCCTGACAACGTAGTAGCGACTGATGATTTACCGAAAGGCGGTCGCCCAGCTCCATTCATGGCGCTTAAAAACGTCATTGACCTAGGTGTGACGAACGTCGCTGCGTGTGTGAAAGTGGATGACGCAGCACCTGGTATCGATGAAGGTCACAACGCAGGCATGTGGACAGTTGGACTTGTATTATCGGGGAACGAAGCAGGCTTAACATACCAAGAATATTTAGATGCAGACGAGACAACACTTGCAGCTGCACGTGAAAAAGCAAGCGTTAAGCTAAACAAATCAAACCCGCACTACCTGATCGATACCATCGCCGACTTACCTAGAGTGATTGCAGATATTGAAAAACGTTTGTTAGCCGGTGAACGCCCATAACGGCTATACCTCCTCTAACGCCTGCAATTCAGGCTATATAAGCAAATAATCCGAGCACATAAAAAATGAAACCTCGTATCACGTAAAAATGATACGAGGTTTCGTCGTTTCCAACATTTGAGACAGCAATTGTTCGACAAAAAAGTTATAAATAGCACCTTGAAAAATATAAATCCCAACAATCACATTGACTCTCATAAGCAATCAGACTAACAATGTATTAACAGTTCTTGAAAAGGTTCTGCCTGAATCAACGCCTTGATTTACTTACTTTTGCAGTGTCCCACCCGGTAAGTTTTCGCTTTAAAGGCCAGTTCAGATAACAATAAAAATTAATCCAAGGATAAGATTATGAAAAAACTTTCAAAAATCATGTGTGCTGTGATCGCAGCTTCCGGCTTCGCTGCTGCTCCCTCAATTGCCGCAACCACTTATGTGGGTGCGAAAGTCGGAATGGGGTGGCTAGATAGCGCTTGTGTCGACAACGTTGACTGTGAAGATGATTCAGTTGCGGGTGGTGTTTACGGTGGTTACAATTTTACCGATAACATTGCTCTTGAATTAAATGCGGATTACTTAGGTGATTATGACACGAGCTTTAACAACAACGGAGCGACTCAAAGATACAGCGATTCTATCGTAGCCATTTCTTTGAGCCCAATGTATCGACTAGCGATTAAACAAGAGTTTGATATCTTCTTCAAAGCTGGTCCTGCTTACATCATGCACGATGACGAAGACGACGTTGTATTAGCCTTAGGTATCGGCGCAGAGAAACAACTATCAGACGACTGGGCGCTTAGAGTTGAATACCAATACTTTGATGATTTTGACGATAAGATTATTCAAGATCTTAACTCTAACCTTGTTACTGTCGGCCTAAGCTACAATTTCGGTACAGGTAACACAACGGCATCAGCCGCAACAGTAGCTTCTGCAGCAGCAGTAACACAAGCTCCTGCGGAGCCTATTGCCGAGCCAGAAACCGTTGTTGTTGAAGAAGAAGCAGTTGTTGTTACTAAAGCTCAGACTGAAAGCTTCTCTCAAGGTATGTTTGAGACAAATAGCACTAAATTATCTTCAGACGGTAAAACTGCGCTAATGCCATTAGTTGAAGTGCTGCAAGCTCATCCTCAATCATCCGTTAATGTTGTTGGTCACACGGATTCAACAGGTGCGGCTGAGTACAACATGATGATCTCTAAGAAGCGTGCTGCTGCTGTAGCCGCGTACATTGAAGAGCAAGGCATTGAAGCAGACCGTATTACAGCTTCAGGTGAAGGCGAAGAGAATCCAATTGCATCAAACGCTACAGCTGAAGGTCGCGCGCAAAACCGTCGTGTCGACGCAACAATCCCAAGCTTCGAATACCAAGAAGAAGCGCAAATGGAAGAAGTTATTGTAGAAACGGCTGAATAATAGCACTCTACTCTAACTAGAATAATTAAGGGCGGAACACTGTAAAGTGTTCCGCCCTTTTCTTTATCTGGCTATGCCTATAAACCGTAAGCGATAAGCCGTAAGCCGTAAGCCGTAAAAATCAGCCTACCACCAAGCTATACAATCAGAAGACTAGACGATTTCCCAACTATGAGTCATCTCTACGCCAGCACCCAACATTAGACATACAGAACAGTACTTTTCTAATGAATCCGCACACACCTTAGCAACCTGCTCAGGATCAAGGTTGTCACCAGACACTTCAAAGTGAATATTAATCACAGTAAAGATTTTCGGCGCTGTTTCACGACGCGTTGTTTCTAGTTTTGCATTACAACCAGTGATGCTTTGACCCGCAGATTTCAAACCGTCCACTACATCAACAGAACTACAACCACCTGCAGCCATTAACACCATCTCCATAGGGCTTGGCGCTGTAGCACCGCCGCTTCCATCCATAACAATAGAATGGCCTGATTGAGAGTGACCTAGGAATTTAAAGCCTTCGACCCATTTAACTTCTGCTTGCATGTTGTTCCTTAGATGTACGAAAACGTCATCATTATTTGGTATACCAATCGTAGTAAATAACTGGTCATCCTAGCTTGTTAAAAATCTCGATAACTTCGTTAGAATTTTTGATTGTAGAATAACTACTTATCGGAAAATTCCGCCTTGTTCTCGAGTTTTTTTCCTGCGCTATTTATGATCACTTACTTACTGTGATTGGTATTATTTTATATCAATGCCTACACCCTACTACTGGCAGCTTTTATGAGCAAGATTTTCTATTTGAGATATTTTTTCATGAATAGTGTAATTTTTTCCATCTAAAACCTGTCTCTATTCGTACATTCAAAATCGAATGAGAAAAACGTCAAGATGAGGTATCTATGAATAAATTATCTAAAATATTGGTATCACTCGTGGTTGCACTACCACTGATTTCGCTGTTTGTAAGCCAGACTGGCACTGCCAATACAATGGATAAAACGGCTAATTCAGGTAAAACTGAAATCGCGACACTGGCTGGTGGTTGTTTTTGGTGTACAGAATCCGATCTAGAAAAACTGACAGGCGTGACAGACGTTATCTCTGGGTATTCTGGTGGTGAACTAGAAAACCCAACCTATAAACAAGTTTCATCAGGTAAGTCTGGTCACATCGAAGTGATCAACGTGACTTATAACCCTGATGTGGTTAGCTACGAACAGGTGCTTGACCAATTCTTCAGACACATCGACCCAACTGATGACAAAGGTTCATTCGTTGATCGAGGTCCACAATATCGACCTGCTGTTTTCTATCATAACCAAGCACAAAAAGACGTCGCTCAGAACTTCATGATGGAAATCGACAAGGCTCAGATCTTTGGTGAACCACTAAAAACAGAACTGATTGAGTTTGAGAAATTCTGGCCAGCAGAAGATTACCACCAAGATTATTACAAGAAGAGCAAAGTTCGTTATAACTACTACCGCTACGCTTCTGGTCGTGATCAGTACCTAGATAAAGTCTTCGGCGATGATAGAAATGAAAACCCGCAAACGATCCGTCAGATCATCGATGGTAAGAATGCGACAGCCAATACTAAGACATACAGCAAGCCGTCTGATGCAGAGATCAAAGCTTCTCTAACTTCACTGCAATACGATGTCACACAAGACGACGCGACAGAGCGCCCGTTTGACAACAAATACTGGGATAACAAGCAAGAAGGTATTTACGTTGATATCGTAACGGGTGAGCCTTTATTCTCTTCAAAAGACAAATACAAATCAGGTACAGGTTGGCCGAGCTTTACACAGCCAATCAGCGAGGCTTATGTTGTGACGACTACTGACTACAAGCTGCTTTACCCAAGAACAGAGGTTCGCAGTAAGTTTGGCGATTCTCACCTAGGACATGTCTTTAAAGATGGTCCAAAACCGACAGGTTTACGCTACTGCATGAACTCCGCAGCAATGCGCTTTATTCCAGCGGATAAATTGGCAGACGAAGGCTACGAAGAATATGTAGAGATGTTCGAGGGCTAAGAATTCAGAAACTTACCATAAACCTCTGAACCTCTAAAAAACAAAGTCAGCATATTCGCTGGCTTTGTTTTTCTAACGCACTAACAAGAAGGGTTAACCTTAGCCTGTTAACTTTTTTGACCCGTTAACATTATTAGCCCGTCAACACTGTATCTTCAGGGTATTTCAACAAGGAAGGTTCTGGACGAGCCAGCATGTACGCCAAAGTCAAAGGACCAATACGCCCGATTACCATAACGACAATCATGATGTATTTACCGGGTTCAGTCAGGTTTGCGGTTAAGCCAGCTGTTAAGCCAACCGTTGCAAAGGCTGAAATCACCTCAAACATGACTCGGTCAAACGCTGCCTTTTCAGTAAGCATTAACAAAAACATCGCGGTGGTTAACAACGCTCCACTTACCACAATAATGGCCAATGACTTTGTTACCGCTTGCCAGGTCACAGTACGTTTAAACATCACTACATGCTTTTTCTGACGTAAGAAGGTCCACGTTGCTACAAAAGCGACCGCAAAGGTCGAAACCTTAATACCACCACCAGTGGAAGTTGAACCAGCACCAATCAACATTAGTACTATCATCACCAACAATGCAGGCTGAGTGTACTGAGACAAATCCACACTATTAAAACCAGCAGTACGAGCACTCGCTGACTGGAAAAAAGCCGCCAACCATTGCCCTTGTGTCGACAAGCCCTCCATCGTCGCTGAGTTATTTCTCTCCAATAACCAAAACATCACCGTGCCCACCGCCAATAACGTCGGTGTCGCCGTTAGCATAATCTTGGTGTGTAAATGCAGATGTTGGAAGCCTTTCCGCCAGTTAGTCGACAGGTCGCCCACGACCGTAAAACCTAATCCGCCGAAAATGAACAAGCCTGCTAAGGTAAAGATCACCAGTGGATCGTCAACAAAGCTCGCCATACTGTCTGAGAACAACGCAAATCCTGCGTTATTGAATGCAGAAATCGCGTGAAATAACGCGTAAAAGCTCCCTGTTGCCCATCCCATTTCAGGGACCCAACGAAAACAGAGCAATACGAAACCTATAAATTCCGCCACCAATGCAAAAATGATGATCTTCTTGACTAATTTTCGGAGGTTAATCTTACGATCTTGCCCCAATGCTTCTTTCGCTAATGCTTGCTGTTTCAAACTTAGCCGAACACCAAACATATAGAGCAGCACCGCAGAAAGGGTCATCTGCCCTAACCCGCCGACTTGCATCAAGAACATCAGTAAGATTTTACCTGCCAAGGTGAAATGCTGACCGGTATCAACAACACCTAAGCCTGTCACACTGATCGCCGACGTGGCGGTAAACAGTGCATCCGTAAAGCTTAGACCTGTCACTGAGAACACGGGTAGCGTCAACAATATTGCAGAAGGGATAAGTACGCCTAAGAAGCTCGTAAGGATAATCTTAGGTTCAGAGCCTTTACGTGGCTTTTTATCACTCTTAAGCGTGTAGAAAGTACCTTTTCGTTTTAACGAATTCATACTGTTACCTTATTTCCGATTGCCAGTTACCAATTGCGTAGCTTTCTAGATAAGGTCTCTTTCGGCCCAGCGATGATCACCACATCCCCAATTTCTAAACTCACATCCAGTTCAGGTGCTTTAGTTAGGTTCGGGCCTCGCTTGAAACCAAGTACCTCAACACCATTTTCTTTGCACAGCTTAAGGTCACCAAGTTTCTTACCCAAAAAATTAGAACCAATAACAATTTCCGTCATCGCTAAGCCGCTGCCAAGGTCGATAAACTCAAGAACGCGTCTATCCAACATTTTACGCGCAACACGAATACCCATGTCTCGCTCGGGCATGATGATATGATCGGCACCAATCTTAGAAAGGATCTTACCGTGAAACTTATCGTTCGCCTTCACCCAAACGGCTTTTGCGCCTGATTCTTTTACCACTAGCGTCGTTAGAATACTGGAGTTAACATCAGAGCCAATCGACACCATTACCATATCGTAATCGTCCAGCCTTAGTTCTTTAACTGTCTCTTCGCTCGTGCAGTTCGCAACAATCGCTTGTGAAACAAAATTGGCCGCTTCTTTCACTCGCTCTTCATCAATATCGACAGCGAGCACCTGCGCCCCTGAACTTTGTAGCTCTTTGCATACAGATAACCCAAAACGCCCTAAGCCGATAACTGCATATTGTTTGTCACTCATTTATTACTCCACTTACAAAGCTACGTAGCATCGAAAACAAATAACAAAATTGTCTTCATACAAAAAAACGACTATATATCCATATAGAGATACAATTTTCAGCTAATCGATTGATTTATAAAGGTAGAGAACAAAAGTGATTTCTGCTAATTTCTAACCCATAATTTCTGCGGCAGTACACACAATGAATGAATTCATAACCCAAGTACAAACCTACATCAACCAGAGCCATAGCGATTGGGCAAATAGCGTCCTATTCATCACTATTGCGAGTTTTTTCGCTTGGGTCGCTTGGCGAATTGTCCATAATCGCCTGGAAATCTTGGTCAAAAAAACCCAATTTCATTGGGATGACCTACTGCTAGAGGCCTTAAAAACACCTGTCAGTACGTTGCTTTGGTGCTGGCCTGCTACCGTGTCTGTTGGCTTGATCCTTCAAGACCAGTTTGGTAATGAAATCAACTGGCTAAGAACACTTAAACACATACTGATCATATCTACGTTTGTTTGGTTTACGCTGCGAATGATCAGTAACTCTGAAGAATATGTCTTAGAGCAAAAAAACAGAGACGAAACCACAGTACAAGCTATCGCGAAAGTGGCTCGACTGTTCTTTATGGTGATGGGCGGCTTAACCATCATGCAGGCGTTTGGGCTGAGCCTATCGGGTTTGCTTACCTTTGGTGGTGTCGGTGGTTTAATCGTCGGTTTAGCCGCTAAAGATCTACTGTCGAACTTCTTCGGTGGCATGATGATTTACTTCGACCGCCCTTTTAAAGTCGGTGATTGGATACGCTCTCCCGATCGTCAAATCGAAGGTACTGTCGAACGCATTGGCTGGCGCATGACGATTATCCGCACTTTTGATAAGCGTCCTTTGTACGTTCCAAATTCGGTGTTCAGTAGTATTGTGGTAGAGAACCCATCGAGAATGTTGAATCGTAGAATCAATGAAACCTTTGGTCTTCGTTATCAAGATGCAGACAAATTGGCGCTCATTGTTGATGATGTAAGAACCATGCTCGAGACCCACCCAGATATTGATGCCAAACAGACGTTGATCGTTAACTTTGACAAATTTGGGCCATCAACACTGAACTTCTTTATCTACACCTTCACAAAAACGGTCAACTGGATCAGGTACCACAAAGTGAAACAAGATGTTTTATTGCAGGTGTTAGCGATTATTCATAAACACAATGCTGATATCGCCTTCCCAACACAAACACTCAAGATTGAAGCGCAAGACATCAACGATTCTCAGGGTGTAATGAATTCGAGCCCTGAAGCTCATAGATAAGCCATAAGCGTGGTAACATGGTGTTAGTAGCCCTTTACGCCTAATTACCACTTTATGATTTTACCTGTCATTCTAGCTGGCGGCTCTGGAAGCCGCCTCTGGCCATTGTCTCGCGAGCTCTACCCTAAGCAATTCCTCAACATTGCTGGCGAACAATCAATGCTTCAGCAAACACTTCAACGCCTGCAAGGTATCGACGCACACCTAACGGATAGCAGCTGCGATGCGCCATTCATCATCTGTAATGAAGAGCATCGTTTTATCGCTGCTGAACAAATTCGCTCAGCTAACGTCCTGCACAGCGGCATTCTGTTAGAACCTGTCGGTAGAAATACTGCGCCAGCCATCGCACTTGCAGCCTTGCAAGCTTTGACCAAGTCTCATGACACTAAAGGAGAAGCGGCTGACCCAATCTTATTAGTGCTTGCTGCCGACCATCACATCGCTAAAACCTCTGAATTTCAACAATCGATTAACCGTGGTGTTGATTACGCAAAACAAGGCAAACTGGTGACATTCGGTATAACCCCAAATGCTCCAGAGACTGGCTATGGCTACATCAAACAAGGGCAACCTCTTATCTCTAGCCTACAACTAGAAACCAACATTACAGACCAACCAACCCATTATGCTTACGACATTGAGTGCTTTGTAGAAAAGCCCGATAAAGCAACCGCAGAAGCATACATCCGCTCAGAACAGTACCTATGGAACAGTGGCATGTTCATGTTTAAGGCATCACGCTATCTTGAAGAACTCGCCGAACACCACCCCGATATATTAGCGGCTTGTAAACTCGCTCTTGCAAAGCAAAATACCGACCTCGACTTTATCCGTATCGACGCTGAAGCATTCAAAAGTAGCCCAAGCGATTCCATCGATTATGCCGTGATGGAGAAAACCTCGCACGCAGCTGTGATCCCGATGGATGTCGGTTGGAATGATATTGGCTCATGGTCTGCTATCTGGGATGTAAGCGACAAAGATGAGCATAACAACGTCATTGAAGGTGACGTGTTAACCGTCGACTCTCAACACAACTACATCCATGCTGAAAACAAGCTAGTTGCTACTGTAGGTGTCGATAACCTGATTATTGTCGAGACCAAAGACGCCATATTAGTCGCAGATAAAGACAAGGTTCAGGGTGTAAAATCGATTGTTAGTCAACTAAGTCAAGCAGGTCGAACGGAGCATATTCATCATCGTGAGGTATTGAGGCCTTGGGGTAAATACGATGTGATTGATTTAGGAAAGCGAGACAAAGTTAAGCGTATCACCGTAAAAGCGGGTCATCAGCTTTCACTACAGATGCATTATCATAGAGCGGAACATTGGGTAGTAGTAGCTGGCACTGCGAAGGTGACCAACGATGAGAAAATCTATCTCGTCGAAGAAGATCAGTCGACTTACATCCCTTTAGGTCACATCCACAGCTTAGAGAACCCTGGCGAGACACCTCTTGAAATGATTGAAGTTCAAACCGGCAGCCATTTAAGTGAAGACGATATCATTCGATATCAAGACAGCTATGGGCGAGACGTTCGAAGCGAACAAGCTTCTTCGTCTCAGAACAAAAAATAGAAATAGAAGCGACTTCAATCAAATGAAACCAACATTAGATCTTAGCTGCTTTAAGAACAACGACATTCGCGGCATCATTGGTAGCCAAATCAATGAGCCGTTTGCCTATCTGCTTGGAAAGGCGTTTGGTGAATATATCCTGTCAGGAAATGCCAAGACTCCAAGTGCATGGCCTCCAGTCGTTATTGGTCGAGATAACCGTGAAATGTCTTTGTCACTGCAAGAAGCCATTACTGCAGGCTTAATCAAGTCCGGGATAAGCGTCATTGATCTTGGGATGACTGGCACTGAAGAAGTCTACTTTGCGACTCGTCACCTAAAAGCGATTGGCGGAATACAAATCACAGCCAGCCATAACCCAATCAATTACAACGGAATGAAATTGGTCGGTGCTGATGCTAGCCCCATCAGTAAAAACAGTGGTTTAGATAAAATCAAACGACGTATTAAAGTACTGAATCAAGAGCTGAACACCGATTTGCCGATCGTTCATGTTCAATCAAATAACTCAGGCATATCGACCAGTATTCTCGCCCCTTATGTAGACCACCTACTCTCCTACATAACACCTTCTAAACTTTCACCAATGAAGATTGTGGTTAACGCAGGAAACGGTGTTGCAGGACATGTCATTGATGCTTTAGAGAAGAAATTTAAAGAGCTCAGTGCCCCTATCACCTTCATCAAGGTTCACCATACTCCTGACGAAAACTTCCCTAATGGTATTCCCAATCCATTGATTAAAGAAAACCAAATAGCGACTCGAGATGCAGTCTTAGAGCATTCTGCCGACCTTGGCATTGCGTGGGATGGTGATTTTGACCGTTGTTTTTTCTTTGACGAAAATGGCAATTACATTGAGGGGTACTATATTGTCGGGTTGCTCGCTGAAGCATTTTTGTTAAAAGAGCCTAACGCCACAGTGTTGCACGATATGCGTATGACATGGAACACGATTGAAGTCGCCAATAAGCTTGATGGGAAGGCTGTTGCAGTCAAAGCTGGGCATGCGCTCATCAAAGAGAAGATGCGAGAATTAAACGCTGTGTACGGTGGTGAAATGAGTGCGCACCATTATTTCCGTGATTTTGGTTATTGCGATTCAGGAATGATTCCTTGGCTCTTAGTGATAGAACTGATGTCGAAAACTCAACAATCTCTTCACCAATTGACCAATTCGAGTATGGATAGATTCCCTTCTTCAGGAGAGATCAATCGTAGGGTTTCAGACCCAGAACAAGTCATGGCTTATGTGTTGTCGCACTATCAAGTTGATGCCGTTGAGATCGATCACACAGACGGGCTCAGCATGAATATGGGCACATGGCGCTTCAACTTACGAAAGTCCAATACAGAGCCGTTGATACGCCTCAACGTGGAAACCAAGCAAGATAGAACTTTACTGTCACTTAAAGTCGACGAGCTACTGTCTTTTTTCATTTAAGAATACAAAGCACTTCCAGTTTTTAACTAATTTTCAACTAAGAGCCACAAAAAAGCCCTTACTAGCGATTGCTAATAAGGGCTTTGAATTTTCAGTCGCTTAGTCGCTGACTGTAATTAGTTTACTTGTTGCGACGAGCTTCAACAGCATCTGCCAGTTGGCGAAGTACTGTTTCAGTATCTTCCCAACCAATACAAGCATCGGTAATAGACTGACCGTATGTCGCTGCTTTGCCGTCAACCAAGTCTTGGCGACCTTCAACAAGGTGAGATTCAATCATCACACCAAAAATAGCTTTATCACCACCTGAAATCTGTGCACTTACGTCATCAGATACGTTAATTTGGCGTTTAAACTGCTTAGAGCTATTCGCATGGCTGAAATCAATCATCACCTTCTCTGGAAGACCTGAAGCTTTTAGTTCTTCCTTAATCTTGCTTACATGCTCTGCACTGTAGTTTGGCTCTTTACCACCACGTAGGATGATATGGCAATCAGGGTTACCTGCAGTTTCTATGATAGCGGAGTGACCGTACTTAGTTACCGACAAAAAGTGGTGAGAAGCACTCGCTGAACGAATCGCGTCGGTTGCAATCTTAATGTTGCCATCAGTACCATTCTTAAAGCCTACAGGGCAAGAAATACCCGAAGCAAGTTCACGGTGAACCTGAGATTCAGTCGTACGTGCGCCAATTGCGCCCCAGCTGATTAAGTCAGCAACGTATTGAGGCGTGATCATATCTAGGAATTCACTTGCCGTCGGCATTCCCATATCAGTTAGGTCAAGCAGTAGCTTACGTCCTAGACGAAGACCATCGTTTAGCTTGAACGTATCGTTCATGTACGGGTCATTGATTAGACCTTTCCAACCAACAGTTGTACGTGGCTTTTCAAAGTAAACACGCATTACGATTTCAAGGTTATCGCCTAGTTCATCACGTAACACTTTCAAGCGTTTGCCATATTCAAGTGCAGCTTCTGTGTCATGAATAGAACATGGGCCAACGATAACAAGCAAGCGGTCGTCGCTATCTTCTAAAATATTATGAATCGCTTTACGGCTTTCAAAGGTTGTAGAAGAAGCAATTTCTGTCGCTGGAAACTTTTCTAAAACAGCAACAGGTGGTAATAACTCTTTTACTTTGTTAATTCTTACATCATCAGTCTGAAACATCGCTTACTTCTTCCTTTTTTCTATCCTTGAGCTGAATGTACGTTGTCTCACGTAACTTTCTTTCAGCACTAATCTTCTTGTTCCTTGTAACTTAACTAGTAAAAACTCTAGTTTCAATCACTAATTGAAAATAAACGCAATTTTTTTTGTGTTTTATATTAGAAACACCATGTATAGTATTGTTTACACACTATCGATTGCGTAATTTCAAGGAAGACAAGAGCAGCTATTCTTCAAGCTTCAGCATACATGTAGCATTGTGTAGCACTTGAAAACAAAAAAAGCTCACGTGATTAACGCAAGCTCTCTATTCAACTACATTCTTTTCAATGGTTTGACAACGCTATCAAGCCCTTCAATTTTCAGAGCAAGGCACAGTTTTAATAAGTCGCCTAGCTCACCAGAGGGGAACCCTTTTTTGTCGAACCACAGCAAATATTCTTCAGGCAAGTCAATCAACGTACGACCAGCGTATTTACCAAATGGCATTTGCATTCTAGCAAGTTTAATCAGGTTCTCTTTCTCTAGCATTACAGGCTCTTTCTAAGCGTCATCGATATTCTGTAGAGTATCACCTAAACGTTCAACCCAATAGTTGATCGCATCTTTGGCATCATCAAGCGAGTCAATCATGGTTGAAAATCTTCATAGCTGGTGAATTTAGTTGCGGTTTTAATTGGGCCGCCTGCACAATCAAACAAGAAGATGCTGGTTGCAACAAGCAAAAAGACTTTTAGAGGTTTCATGACGCACTTAGTTAAAATTAAGGAATTTAATTAAGTATGTCATACCTTATATGAAAAGTTTGTAGAAAAGGGGAGTTAAAACTCAGAGCTAGCTTTAAAATTAATCATGCTGAACGGTGTGTGCATACTCTACGATTACTTGATTTCCTTCGATGTAAGCATTTTGAATTTCACCATCAACACTCATTCTACTTTTCAAATAAACGACTTTAGGCCCTGACTTGTTACCTTCTTTAAGCGAAGGAAACACATTCCTAGGTTCTAAGTGAAGTAAGCGACAGAAGTGACTAATGAAAGACATAGTCAATGCTGTCTCCCCTCTTAGCACTCTTGAGAAATCAAGCTGGTTCATGCCTAGCTTCTTCGAAAACTCCATCTGCGTAATTCGCATTCGCGACTTTTGTGACATCCACGTTTGATACAACGCATCTCTGTCTTGCTCTGTAAATTCC from Vibrio splendidus encodes:
- a CDS encoding mechanosensitive ion channel family protein yields the protein MNEFITQVQTYINQSHSDWANSVLFITIASFFAWVAWRIVHNRLEILVKKTQFHWDDLLLEALKTPVSTLLWCWPATVSVGLILQDQFGNEINWLRTLKHILIISTFVWFTLRMISNSEEYVLEQKNRDETTVQAIAKVARLFFMVMGGLTIMQAFGLSLSGLLTFGGVGGLIVGLAAKDLLSNFFGGMMIYFDRPFKVGDWIRSPDRQIEGTVERIGWRMTIIRTFDKRPLYVPNSVFSSIVVENPSRMLNRRINETFGLRYQDADKLALIVDDVRTMLETHPDIDAKQTLIVNFDKFGPSTLNFFIYTFTKTVNWIRYHKVKQDVLLQVLAIIHKHNADIAFPTQTLKIEAQDINDSQGVMNSSPEAHR
- a CDS encoding TrkH family potassium uptake protein, with the protein product MNSLKRKGTFYTLKSDKKPRKGSEPKIILTSFLGVLIPSAILLTLPVFSVTGLSFTDALFTATSAISVTGLGVVDTGQHFTLAGKILLMFLMQVGGLGQMTLSAVLLYMFGVRLSLKQQALAKEALGQDRKINLRKLVKKIIIFALVAEFIGFVLLCFRWVPEMGWATGSFYALFHAISAFNNAGFALFSDSMASFVDDPLVIFTLAGLFIFGGLGFTVVGDLSTNWRKGFQHLHLHTKIMLTATPTLLAVGTVMFWLLERNNSATMEGLSTQGQWLAAFFQSASARTAGFNSVDLSQYTQPALLVMIVLMLIGAGSTSTGGGIKVSTFAVAFVATWTFLRQKKHVVMFKRTVTWQAVTKSLAIIVVSGALLTTAMFLLMLTEKAAFDRVMFEVISAFATVGLTAGLTANLTEPGKYIMIVVMVIGRIGPLTLAYMLARPEPSLLKYPEDTVLTG
- the phnX gene encoding phosphonoacetaldehyde hydrolase; its protein translation is MNTTSPIQAVIFDWAGTIVDFGSFAPTSIFVEAFRQGFDFNIDLAEAREPMGIGKWDHIQAVGQIPAVDARWNAQFGRSMTSEDVDAIYAAFMPLQKAKVADHAAPILNAIEVVNDLKEKNVKIGSCSGYPREVMDVLIPAAADYGYLPDNVVATDDLPKGGRPAPFMALKNVIDLGVTNVAACVKVDDAAPGIDEGHNAGMWTVGLVLSGNEAGLTYQEYLDADETTLAAAREKASVKLNKSNPHYLIDTIADLPRVIADIEKRLLAGERP
- a CDS encoding OsmC family protein, which encodes MQAEVKWVEGFKFLGHSQSGHSIVMDGSGGATAPSPMEMVLMAAGGCSSVDVVDGLKSAGQSITGCNAKLETTRRETAPKIFTVINIHFEVSGDNLDPEQVAKVCADSLEKYCSVCLMLGAGVEMTHSWEIV
- the msrB gene encoding peptide-methionine (R)-S-oxide reductase MsrB, which produces MNKLSKILVSLVVALPLISLFVSQTGTANTMDKTANSGKTEIATLAGGCFWCTESDLEKLTGVTDVISGYSGGELENPTYKQVSSGKSGHIEVINVTYNPDVVSYEQVLDQFFRHIDPTDDKGSFVDRGPQYRPAVFYHNQAQKDVAQNFMMEIDKAQIFGEPLKTELIEFEKFWPAEDYHQDYYKKSKVRYNYYRYASGRDQYLDKVFGDDRNENPQTIRQIIDGKNATANTKTYSKPSDAEIKASLTSLQYDVTQDDATERPFDNKYWDNKQEGIYVDIVTGEPLFSSKDKYKSGTGWPSFTQPISEAYVVTTTDYKLLYPRTEVRSKFGDSHLGHVFKDGPKPTGLRYCMNSAAMRFIPADKLADEGYEEYVEMFEG
- a CDS encoding OmpA family protein, producing the protein MKKLSKIMCAVIAASGFAAAPSIAATTYVGAKVGMGWLDSACVDNVDCEDDSVAGGVYGGYNFTDNIALELNADYLGDYDTSFNNNGATQRYSDSIVAISLSPMYRLAIKQEFDIFFKAGPAYIMHDDEDDVVLALGIGAEKQLSDDWALRVEYQYFDDFDDKIIQDLNSNLVTVGLSYNFGTGNTTASAATVASAAAVTQAPAEPIAEPETVVVEEEAVVVTKAQTESFSQGMFETNSTKLSSDGKTALMPLVEVLQAHPQSSVNVVGHTDSTGAAEYNMMISKKRAAAVAAYIEEQGIEADRITASGEGEENPIASNATAEGRAQNRRVDATIPSFEYQEEAQMEEVIVETAE
- a CDS encoding potassium channel family protein, yielding MSDKQYAVIGLGRFGLSVCKELQSSGAQVLAVDIDEERVKEAANFVSQAIVANCTSEETVKELRLDDYDMVMVSIGSDVNSSILTTLVVKESGAKAVWVKANDKFHGKILSKIGADHIIMPERDMGIRVARKMLDRRVLEFIDLGSGLAMTEIVIGSNFLGKKLGDLKLCKENGVEVLGFKRGPNLTKAPELDVSLEIGDVVIIAGPKETLSRKLRNW